CGGCGGAGCACGGGCTGCTGCCCCGACGCTCTTCCCCCGAAACCCGGACCCCGGCATGCGGCCGCCCCCCGCCTTCGGGGACGACCGCCCCCAACCCTACCGGCCCATATGTACGGCGGTCAGTGCTCGGGCGACTCAACAGGGGCCGAAGTGACCAGTTCTGTCAGGACGCCGTGGCAATCCTTGGGGTGCAGGAAGGTGATCCGCGACCCCATGGAGCCGCGTCGTGGCTCGTCGTACAGAACGCGTACGCCCTTGCCGCGGATCTCGTCGGCGTCCCCGTCCACATCCGCCGTACCGAAGGCGATGTGGTGGACGCCCTCCCCGTTCTTGGCCAGCCACTTGCCGACCGCGGAGTCCTCCCGGGTCGGTTCCAGCAGCTGGAGGTAGGAGGCGCCGCCGTCGGACGTCTCGTTGATCTTGAGCATGGCCTCCCGCACGCCCTGCTCCTCGTTGACCTCGGTGTGGAACACCTCGAAGCCGTACGTGGCCCGGTAGAACTCGACGGTCGTGTCGAGGTCGTGGCAGGCGATCCCGATGTGGTCGATTCGCGTCAGCATGGAATCAGTGCAGCGCCAAGGCGGTGGTTACGCAACGTGCGCGCGATCACACCGGCGGGCCGATGACGGCACGGAGTGCCACTCAGTACATTCGAAGTAAACCCTCGTTCACTCCTCGGCTGTGCAGGCCGGTAAGGGGATCGCAGCTCATGTCTTCTGGAACGAACACCTCGGTGATCGTCGCGGGCGCGCGTACGCCCATGGGACGGTTGCTCGGCTCGCTGAAGTCCTTCTCCGGGGCCGACCTCGGCGGCTTCGCGATCAAGGCCGCCCTCGACCGTGCGGGTATCGGTGGCGACCAGGTGCAGTACGTGATCATGGGGCAGGTGCTGCAGGCCGGCGCCGGGCAGATCCCCGCCCGCCAGGCCGCCGTCAAGGCCGGCATCCCGATGAGCGTCCCCGCGCTGACCATCAACAAGGTGTGTCTGTCCGGCCTGGACGCGATCGCGCTGGCCGACCAGCTCATCCGCGCCGGCGAGTTCGACATCGTCGTCGCCGGCGGCCAGGAGTCCATGACCAACGCCCCGCACCTGCTGCCCAAGTCCCGTGAGGGCTTCAAG
Above is a genomic segment from Streptomyces collinus Tu 365 containing:
- the mce gene encoding methylmalonyl-CoA epimerase translates to MLTRIDHIGIACHDLDTTVEFYRATYGFEVFHTEVNEEQGVREAMLKINETSDGGASYLQLLEPTREDSAVGKWLAKNGEGVHHIAFGTADVDGDADEIRGKGVRVLYDEPRRGSMGSRITFLHPKDCHGVLTELVTSAPVESPEH